A single window of Methylobacterium nodulans ORS 2060 DNA harbors:
- a CDS encoding MFS transporter, translated as MTAGTQTLTAGRPAGGTWLAYWEPENAAFWAKQGSRLAWRTLAATTLNLTMAFIVWFMVSALVVALPAVGFRLTTGQLFWLAAMPGLAGGTLRLAHMFLTPMFGTRHVVTFASLSLLVPAIGWFYAVQDPATPYWVLLVLAFLAGLGGGNFSSFMPSTSLFFPKRLQGTALAIQAGIGNFGVSVVQFLTPWVIGFALVGGTLMGESQTMTKGALVRQVWLHNAAAVYIPFIVLFSLAAWLALRSVPVKANVREQMDIFGSRHTWAMTSLYIMTFGAFSGLAGTFPLLIKQCYGPLPGAPDPLAYAFLGPFIGSLLRVVAGPLSDKLGGAKVTQSPLGKGHFIVIDARSRVIEAKSIAAAEM; from the coding sequence ATGACTGCTGGCACGCAAACCTTGACGGCCGGCCGCCCCGCGGGCGGCACCTGGCTCGCCTACTGGGAGCCCGAGAACGCCGCGTTCTGGGCCAAGCAAGGCAGCCGCCTTGCCTGGCGGACCCTGGCGGCGACGACGCTCAACCTGACCATGGCATTCATCGTCTGGTTCATGGTCTCGGCCCTGGTGGTCGCCCTGCCTGCGGTGGGATTCAGGCTCACCACCGGCCAGCTGTTCTGGCTCGCGGCCATGCCGGGCCTTGCGGGCGGCACGCTCCGCCTCGCCCACATGTTCCTGACGCCGATGTTCGGCACCCGGCACGTGGTGACCTTCGCCAGCCTGTCGCTGCTCGTCCCGGCCATCGGCTGGTTCTACGCGGTCCAGGACCCGGCCACGCCCTACTGGGTGCTCCTCGTCCTGGCCTTCCTGGCCGGGCTGGGCGGCGGGAACTTCTCGTCCTTCATGCCCTCGACGAGCCTGTTCTTCCCCAAGCGGCTGCAGGGCACGGCCCTGGCGATCCAGGCCGGCATCGGCAATTTCGGGGTCTCGGTCGTCCAGTTCCTCACGCCCTGGGTGATCGGCTTTGCGCTGGTGGGCGGCACGCTGATGGGCGAGTCGCAGACCATGACCAAGGGCGCGCTGGTCCGTCAGGTCTGGCTGCACAACGCCGCGGCCGTCTACATCCCCTTCATCGTCCTGTTCAGCCTGGCTGCCTGGCTCGCGCTGCGCAGCGTCCCGGTCAAGGCGAATGTCCGCGAGCAGATGGACATCTTCGGCTCGCGCCACACCTGGGCGATGACCTCGCTCTACATCATGACCTTCGGCGCGTTCTCGGGGCTGGCCGGCACCTTCCCGCTGCTGATCAAGCAGTGCTACGGACCGCTGCCCGGCGCGCCCGACCCCCTGGCCTATGCCTTCCTCGGACCGTTCATCGGCTCGCTCCTGCGCGTCGTCGCGGGCCCGCTCTCGGACAAGCTCGGCGGCGCCAAGGTCACTCAGAGTCCGTTGGGAAAGGGTCATTTCATAGTGATTGACGCGAGAAGCCGAGTTATAGAGGCGAAAAGCATAGCCGCCGCCGAGATGTGA
- a CDS encoding helix-turn-helix domain-containing protein, which translates to MHADPSQEELPLFRGLSAACRTILLRHSVEHRVGPGTVLFDQGEVPNFQFVLLSGTVHLFGRSNEGREVLIEVVRAPDLLIPAAVMSASPYLMQARVPEASRFLLIQAETFRDAVATDAALAQAVIGTLSRQFRRMVRQTKNLKLRSSVQRVGCYLLTLSERQGTPGRVLLPYEKNVIASELGMTRESFSRALASLEGAAIRVDGQTIGILDRDRLAEMAMPDPLIDLDLAEDAAERMEDRPSRPAGPPEPEAGPRRAGRTTRPPAARRPDPVILPQAGTRQRDGRRHRRAPD; encoded by the coding sequence ATGCACGCGGACCCGTCGCAGGAGGAACTTCCGCTGTTCCGGGGGCTCTCGGCCGCTTGCCGGACTATCCTGCTCCGGCACTCCGTCGAGCATCGCGTGGGACCCGGCACGGTGCTGTTCGACCAGGGTGAGGTGCCGAACTTCCAGTTCGTCCTGCTGTCCGGAACCGTCCACCTGTTCGGCCGGTCCAACGAGGGGCGGGAGGTCCTGATCGAGGTCGTCCGCGCGCCCGACCTCCTCATCCCGGCAGCCGTGATGTCCGCGTCGCCCTACCTGATGCAGGCGCGCGTGCCGGAGGCCTCGCGCTTCCTCCTGATCCAGGCCGAGACCTTCCGTGATGCCGTCGCTACGGATGCCGCCCTCGCGCAGGCCGTGATCGGGACGTTGTCGCGCCAGTTCCGCCGGATGGTCCGGCAGACCAAGAACCTGAAGCTCAGGTCGTCGGTGCAGCGCGTGGGGTGCTATCTGCTCACCCTGTCGGAGCGACAGGGGACGCCGGGGCGCGTCCTCCTCCCCTACGAGAAGAACGTGATCGCATCGGAGCTCGGGATGACCAGGGAGTCGTTCTCCCGCGCGCTCGCGAGCCTGGAAGGGGCCGCGATCAGGGTCGACGGCCAGACCATCGGGATCCTGGATCGAGACCGGCTCGCCGAAATGGCGATGCCCGATCCGCTCATCGACCTCGACCTCGCCGAGGATGCGGCAGAGCGGATGGAGGACCGCCCGAGCCGTCCCGCGGGGCCGCCGGAGCCCGAAGCAGGGCCGCGCCGGGCCGGAAGGACGACGAGGCCGCCGGCAGCGAGGCGCCCCGACCCGGTCATCCTCCCGCAGGCCGGGACCCGGCAGCGCGATGGTCGCAGGCATCGCCGCGCGCCCGACTGA
- a CDS encoding PAS domain-containing protein, whose protein sequence is MNLSRLVADAILAASADAVVASDSDGIIRLWNPGAERIFGFSAAEAVGQSLDIITPERLRARHWEGYRRTMATGESRYGEGALLSVPALHKDGRQLSVEFTIVPLKDEDGRMTGIVAVMRDATVRFAEIKALRAQVAQLSR, encoded by the coding sequence ATGAACCTGTCCCGTCTCGTCGCCGACGCCATCCTGGCCGCCTCGGCGGACGCCGTGGTCGCCTCCGACAGCGACGGCATCATCCGCCTCTGGAACCCGGGTGCGGAGCGCATCTTCGGCTTCTCGGCAGCGGAGGCGGTCGGGCAATCGCTCGACATCATCACGCCCGAACGCCTGAGAGCCCGCCATTGGGAGGGCTACCGGCGCACGATGGCGACCGGGGAGAGCCGCTACGGCGAGGGAGCGCTCCTGTCGGTTCCAGCCCTCCACAAGGATGGGCGTCAGCTCTCCGTGGAATTCACCATCGTGCCACTCAAGGATGAGGACGGCCGGATGACCGGGATCGTCGCGGTGATGCGCGATGCCACGGTGCGCTTCGCCGAGATCAAGGCGCTCCGGGCTCAGGTCGCACAGCTCTCCCGCTGA
- the hmpA gene encoding NO-inducible flavohemoprotein: protein MPAPLSPSTIALVKATVPALEAHGLDITLRMYERLFQNADIRDLFNQSHHGETGSQPKALAQAVLAYARNIDNLGVLGGAVERIAQKHVALNILPEHYPFVADALLGAIGDVLGEAATPEICAAWGEAYWFLAELLIGREAAIYRELAAKPGGWNGWRDFVVESVTPESAVITSFVLVPADGGPVLRHEPGQYLGFLFDLPGHGVLKRNYSISCAPNDRAYRITVKRETSPGVPAGIVSNWLHDHAVPGTVLKAAPPAGDFFLDRTTDTPVVLVSGGVGLTPVMSMLETITAKAPERPIWYVHGALNGRVHAMRGNVSALAAGNPNLRSQIFYAEPDAQDRQGEHYHEEGLITADWLVANTPHADATYYLCGPKPFLASLVNGLRRKGVSDERVRFEFFGPADELQDEGEQLAA from the coding sequence ATGCCCGCTCCGCTCAGCCCCAGCACCATCGCCCTCGTGAAGGCCACCGTCCCGGCGCTCGAGGCACACGGGCTCGACATCACCCTGCGCATGTACGAGCGCCTCTTCCAGAACGCGGACATCCGGGACCTCTTCAACCAGTCGCATCATGGCGAGACCGGCTCGCAGCCCAAGGCGCTCGCCCAGGCCGTGCTGGCCTATGCGCGCAACATCGACAATCTCGGCGTGCTCGGGGGGGCGGTGGAGCGCATCGCGCAGAAGCACGTGGCCCTGAACATCCTGCCGGAGCACTACCCTTTCGTGGCCGATGCGCTGCTCGGGGCGATCGGGGACGTGCTCGGCGAGGCGGCGACGCCCGAGATCTGCGCCGCCTGGGGCGAGGCCTACTGGTTCCTGGCCGAGCTGCTGATCGGGCGGGAAGCGGCGATCTACCGTGAGCTGGCGGCCAAGCCCGGCGGCTGGAACGGCTGGCGCGACTTCGTCGTCGAGAGCGTCACGCCCGAGAGCGCGGTGATCACGTCCTTCGTCCTCGTGCCGGCCGATGGCGGCCCCGTCCTGCGCCACGAGCCGGGCCAGTATCTGGGCTTCCTGTTCGATCTCCCCGGGCACGGGGTGCTGAAGCGCAACTACTCGATCTCCTGCGCGCCGAACGACCGGGCCTACCGCATCACCGTCAAGCGGGAGACCAGCCCGGGCGTGCCGGCCGGCATCGTCTCGAACTGGCTGCACGACCATGCGGTGCCTGGCACGGTCCTGAAGGCGGCGCCCCCGGCCGGCGACTTCTTCCTCGACCGGACGACGGATACGCCGGTCGTGCTGGTGAGCGGCGGCGTTGGGCTCACGCCCGTGATGAGCATGCTGGAGACCATCACGGCGAAGGCGCCCGAACGCCCGATCTGGTACGTTCACGGCGCCCTGAACGGGCGGGTGCACGCGATGCGCGGCAACGTCTCCGCTCTGGCTGCGGGCAATCCCAACCTGCGATCGCAGATCTTCTACGCCGAGCCGGACGCGCAGGACCGGCAGGGCGAGCACTACCACGAGGAAGGTCTCATCACGGCGGACTGGCTCGTCGCGAACACGCCTCACGCGGACGCGACCTACTATCTGTGCGGCCCGAAGCCGTTCCTGGCCTCCCTCGTCAACGGGCTGCGGCGCAAGGGCGTGTCGGACGAGCGCGTGCGGTTCGAGTTCTTCGGGCCCGCGGACGAGCTGCAGGACGAGGGCGAGCAGCTCGCTGCCTGA
- a CDS encoding Rrf2 family transcriptional regulator: MRLTCFTDYALRTLIYLGTAEPRQSSIAEVARAYGISENHLVKVVHQLGRLGLVRTTRGRGGGLRLGKAAAEIRIGEVVRATEEDLALVQCFAGGSCAITPACRLRNVLGEALAAFFAVLDRYTLADLLEPHAGRDLAGLLGLEPPQPVDASA, from the coding sequence ATGCGGCTCACCTGCTTCACGGACTACGCCCTGCGCACGCTGATCTATCTGGGCACCGCCGAGCCGCGGCAGAGTTCCATCGCCGAGGTCGCCCGGGCCTACGGCATCTCGGAGAACCACCTCGTGAAGGTCGTGCACCAGCTCGGGCGGCTGGGGCTGGTCCGCACGACGCGGGGGAGGGGCGGCGGCCTGCGGCTGGGCAAGGCTGCGGCGGAAATCCGCATCGGGGAGGTCGTGCGCGCGACGGAGGAGGATCTCGCGCTCGTCCAGTGCTTCGCGGGCGGGTCCTGCGCCATCACGCCCGCCTGCCGCCTGAGGAATGTGCTGGGCGAGGCGCTTGCCGCCTTCTTCGCCGTGCTCGACCGTTACACGCTGGCCGACCTGCTGGAGCCGCATGCGGGCCGGGATCTCGCGGGCCTGCTCGGCCTCGAGCCGCCGCAGCCGGTCGACGCCTCGGCCTGA
- a CDS encoding efflux RND transporter permease subunit: protein MIARILAFSVQQRWLVLLLSLLAAALGLSSLTRLPIDAVPDITNNQVQVNTVVPQLSPFDVEKQVTYPVETALAGIPGLDYTRSLSRNGFSQVTAVFSEATDIYFARQQVNERLGQVKADLPAGAELRMGPISTGLGEITMWTLRFARPAAVRDGEPGFQSDGSYLTPEGQRLRPGFEQAAYLRTVQDWIIGPQLRTVAGVAGVDVIGGFEKQYHVQPDPAKLIGFGLSFRDLAEAIEQNNQNRGAGYLERNGEGYVVRSAGRIESMEEIGRIVVATRGGVPVRVADVAEVRIGRELRTGSASANGEEAVVGTALMLIGGNSRTVAAAVEARLKEIARALPPQIEVRTVLNRTVLVDATIRTVAKNLLEGAGLVIAVLFLLLGNIRAAVITALVIPVAMLMTMTGMVQGRISANLMSLGALDFGLIVDGAVIIAENSLRHLAERQHALGRVLTREERLATVQVSAEEMIKPSVYGQAIILLVYVPLLTFSGVEGKMFAPMALTVIIALVCAFILSLTFVPALIAIVITGRVRETENPVIRGLKAVYRPVLAAALRFPLAVTGLAVLLVLASGLLFLRLGQEFIPQLDEKNIAMHAMRIPSTALGQSQEMQLAVEKVVTAFPQVALVFSKTGTAEVASDPMPPNVSDTFIMLKPQAEWPDPNLPKEELIEQIQAAVNKLPGHSYEFTQPIQMRFNELLAGTRGDLAVKVFGEDFSGLLPAANRIAGILRGTEGAQDVKVEQVSGLPVLEIRVDKAEIARLGLSHAAVQDVIGAAIGGREAGMVFEGDRRFAIVVRLPDRVRDDLDALKALPVPLPGSGKAVSVPQRQVASFHISEGPNQISRENGKRRIVVTANVRGRDIASVVAEARGKVEAEVRLPPGAWVTWGGQFENLAAARQRLMVVVPGCFVLIFLLLYSALGSPRDALLVFSAVPLALTGGIAALWLRAMPFSVPAAVGFIALSGVAVLNGLVMLTFIKHLMQGGMEKRAAIIEGALTRLRPVAMTTLVASLGFVPMALATDTGAEVQRPLATVVIGGLISATLLTLVVLPALYARFGTAQAAPHVSEADASGRPADAPLRQAAE from the coding sequence ATGATCGCACGCATCCTCGCCTTCTCGGTGCAGCAGCGCTGGCTCGTCCTGCTGCTGTCGCTGCTCGCCGCGGCGCTCGGCCTCTCGTCCCTGACGCGCCTGCCCATCGACGCGGTTCCCGACATCACCAACAATCAGGTGCAGGTGAACACCGTGGTGCCGCAGCTCTCGCCCTTCGACGTCGAGAAGCAGGTCACCTACCCGGTCGAGACCGCGCTCGCCGGCATCCCGGGCCTCGACTACACGCGCTCGCTGTCGCGCAACGGCTTCTCGCAGGTCACCGCCGTGTTCAGCGAGGCAACCGACATCTATTTCGCGCGCCAGCAGGTCAACGAGCGCCTCGGGCAGGTCAAGGCCGACCTCCCGGCCGGGGCCGAGCTGCGCATGGGCCCGATCTCGACGGGTCTCGGCGAGATCACCATGTGGACATTGCGCTTCGCCCGGCCGGCAGCGGTCAGGGACGGGGAGCCGGGCTTCCAGTCGGACGGGAGCTATCTCACGCCGGAGGGCCAGCGCCTGAGACCGGGCTTCGAGCAGGCCGCCTACTTACGCACGGTGCAGGACTGGATCATCGGCCCGCAGCTGCGGACGGTGGCCGGAGTTGCCGGCGTCGACGTCATCGGCGGCTTCGAGAAGCAGTACCATGTCCAGCCCGACCCGGCGAAGCTGATCGGCTTCGGGCTCTCGTTCCGGGACCTCGCCGAGGCCATCGAGCAGAACAACCAGAATCGTGGCGCGGGCTATCTGGAGCGCAACGGCGAAGGCTATGTCGTGCGCTCGGCCGGGCGCATCGAGAGCATGGAGGAGATCGGCCGCATCGTGGTGGCGACCCGCGGCGGCGTGCCGGTCCGGGTCGCGGACGTCGCCGAGGTGCGCATCGGGCGCGAGCTGCGGACCGGCTCGGCGAGCGCGAACGGCGAGGAGGCGGTGGTCGGCACCGCGCTCATGCTGATCGGCGGCAACAGCCGCACCGTCGCGGCGGCGGTCGAGGCCCGCCTCAAGGAGATCGCCCGCGCCCTGCCGCCTCAGATCGAGGTCCGCACCGTCCTCAACCGCACCGTGCTGGTCGACGCCACCATCCGCACCGTGGCCAAGAACCTGCTGGAGGGGGCGGGCCTCGTCATCGCGGTGCTGTTCCTGCTCCTCGGCAACATCCGGGCGGCCGTCATCACGGCGCTGGTCATCCCAGTCGCCATGCTGATGACCATGACCGGCATGGTGCAGGGCCGGATCAGCGCCAACCTGATGTCGCTCGGCGCCCTCGATTTCGGCCTGATCGTCGACGGCGCCGTCATCATCGCCGAGAACTCGCTGCGTCACCTCGCCGAGCGGCAGCACGCCCTGGGACGGGTGCTCACCCGCGAGGAGCGGCTCGCGACGGTGCAGGTCTCCGCCGAGGAGATGATCAAGCCCTCCGTCTACGGGCAGGCCATCATCCTGCTCGTCTACGTGCCGCTCCTGACCTTCTCGGGTGTCGAGGGGAAGATGTTCGCGCCGATGGCGCTCACCGTCATCATCGCGCTCGTCTGCGCCTTCATCCTCTCGCTCACCTTCGTGCCGGCGCTCATCGCCATCGTCATCACCGGGCGGGTGCGGGAGACGGAGAACCCCGTCATCCGCGGCCTGAAGGCGGTCTACCGGCCGGTCCTCGCCGCGGCGTTGCGCTTTCCCCTGGCGGTGACAGGCCTGGCGGTGCTGCTGGTCCTGGCGAGCGGGCTCCTGTTCCTGCGGCTCGGTCAGGAGTTCATCCCGCAGCTCGACGAGAAGAACATCGCCATGCACGCGATGCGCATCCCCTCGACCGCGCTCGGCCAGTCGCAGGAGATGCAGCTCGCCGTCGAGAAGGTGGTCACTGCCTTCCCGCAGGTCGCCCTGGTGTTCAGCAAGACCGGCACGGCGGAGGTCGCCTCGGACCCGATGCCGCCGAACGTCTCGGACACCTTCATCATGCTCAAACCCCAGGCGGAGTGGCCCGACCCGAATCTGCCCAAGGAAGAGCTGATCGAGCAAATCCAGGCCGCCGTGAACAAGCTGCCGGGCCACAGCTACGAGTTCACCCAGCCGATCCAGATGCGCTTCAACGAGCTCCTGGCCGGCACCCGCGGCGACCTCGCCGTGAAGGTGTTCGGCGAGGATTTTTCCGGGCTGCTGCCGGCGGCCAACCGCATCGCCGGAATCCTGCGCGGCACGGAAGGGGCGCAGGACGTCAAGGTCGAGCAGGTCTCGGGCCTGCCGGTGCTGGAGATCAGGGTCGACAAGGCCGAGATCGCCCGGCTCGGCCTGAGCCACGCCGCCGTGCAGGACGTGATCGGGGCGGCCATCGGCGGGCGCGAGGCCGGAATGGTGTTCGAGGGCGACCGCCGCTTCGCCATCGTGGTCCGCCTGCCCGACCGGGTGCGCGACGACCTCGACGCGCTCAAGGCCCTGCCGGTGCCGCTGCCCGGCTCCGGCAAGGCGGTCTCAGTGCCGCAGCGGCAGGTCGCCTCGTTCCACATCTCGGAAGGGCCGAACCAGATCTCGCGCGAGAACGGCAAGCGCCGGATCGTCGTCACCGCCAATGTGCGCGGGCGCGACATCGCCTCGGTCGTGGCCGAGGCGCGCGGCAAGGTCGAGGCCGAGGTCAGGCTGCCGCCCGGCGCCTGGGTGACCTGGGGCGGCCAGTTCGAGAACCTGGCGGCGGCCCGCCAGCGCCTGATGGTGGTGGTGCCGGGCTGCTTCGTGCTGATCTTCCTGCTGCTCTATTCGGCGCTGGGCTCGCCGCGGGATGCCCTCCTGGTGTTCAGCGCTGTGCCGCTCGCGCTGACCGGCGGGATCGCCGCGCTCTGGCTGCGCGCCATGCCGTTCTCGGTGCCGGCCGCGGTCGGGTTCATCGCCCTTTCGGGCGTCGCGGTGCTGAACGGCCTCGTGATGCTGACCTTCATCAAGCACCTGATGCAGGGCGGGATGGAGAAGCGCGCGGCCATCATCGAGGGCGCCCTCACCCGCCTGCGGCCGGTGGCGATGACGACGCTCGTCGCCTCGCTCGGCTTCGTGCCGATGGCGCTTGCGACCGATACCGGTGCCGAGGTGCAGCGGCCGCTCGCCACCGTCGTCATCGGCGGGCTGATCAGCGCGACGCTGCTGACCCTGGTCGTGTTGCCGGCGCTCTACGCCCGATTCGGCACGGCGCAGGCCGCGCCCCATGTCTCCGAGGCGGATGCCTCGGGGCGCCCGGCCGACGCGCCCTTGCGGCAGGCGGCCGAATAG
- a CDS encoding efflux RND transporter periplasmic adaptor subunit, producing MFRFLLAPAALAAGVAVGALVPDVSRGVRSLVAATGLSAPMPSGPDNGDGHGHGDQGHSGHGHAGQGHAGHDHGGSGEGGKEGPEGAIPLTPEQIAAAKIEVAPVGKGVLTRTLSVPGTVVPDADRVARVAAKVVGTVAELRKRIGDSVAKGEVLAVLDSREVADAKNDFIAAVVGLELQETLFARDHELWDKRVSAEQQFLRARTALVEAQLKVDLARQKLSALGVPDDEVTALAIKPAARPAAGEDEHMAGLRRMPILGLQRYALRAPISGRVIERRVDAGSPVNGEGQEKEIYTIADLSRVWVELAVPTGDLPAVREGQSITLAEGPDGAPASGRIVFVSPMLNQETRSAKVVAAIDNPDLAWRPGSYATVRVAVAEQPVALRLPRSALQSIGGEQVVFVRTGSGFEKREVVLGKGDAEAVEVVFGLDAGEAVATVNSFILKAELGKAEAEHVH from the coding sequence ATGTTCCGTTTCCTGTTGGCTCCTGCCGCGCTGGCGGCGGGCGTCGCCGTGGGCGCTCTCGTGCCCGACGTGTCGAGAGGTGTCCGATCACTCGTCGCGGCGACCGGCTTGTCCGCCCCCATGCCGTCCGGGCCGGATAACGGCGACGGTCATGGCCATGGCGACCAGGGCCATAGTGGTCATGGCCATGCTGGCCAAGGCCACGCGGGCCACGATCACGGCGGGTCCGGCGAAGGCGGGAAGGAAGGGCCCGAGGGGGCCATCCCGCTCACGCCCGAGCAGATCGCCGCCGCGAAGATCGAAGTGGCCCCGGTCGGCAAGGGCGTCCTGACGCGCACCCTCAGCGTGCCCGGCACGGTCGTGCCCGATGCCGACCGGGTCGCGCGCGTCGCCGCCAAGGTGGTCGGCACCGTAGCCGAACTCCGCAAGCGCATCGGCGACTCTGTCGCGAAGGGCGAGGTTCTGGCGGTGCTCGACAGCCGCGAGGTCGCCGACGCCAAGAACGATTTCATCGCCGCCGTGGTCGGCCTGGAGCTGCAGGAGACGCTGTTCGCGCGCGATCACGAGCTCTGGGACAAGCGCGTCTCGGCGGAGCAGCAATTCCTGCGCGCCCGCACCGCCCTGGTCGAGGCGCAGCTCAAGGTCGATCTCGCCCGCCAAAAACTCTCGGCACTCGGCGTCCCGGACGACGAGGTGACCGCACTCGCCATCAAGCCGGCCGCCAGGCCCGCAGCGGGCGAGGATGAGCACATGGCCGGCCTGCGCCGCATGCCGATCCTCGGGCTGCAGCGCTATGCCTTGCGGGCGCCGATCTCGGGCCGGGTGATCGAGCGGCGGGTCGATGCCGGCTCACCCGTGAACGGCGAGGGCCAGGAAAAAGAGATCTACACCATCGCCGACCTGTCGCGGGTCTGGGTCGAACTCGCGGTGCCGACCGGCGATCTCCCCGCCGTCAGGGAGGGCCAGTCCATCACCCTCGCGGAGGGTCCGGACGGAGCGCCCGCCTCGGGCAGGATCGTCTTCGTCAGCCCGATGCTGAACCAGGAGACCCGCTCGGCGAAGGTCGTTGCAGCGATCGACAACCCCGACCTCGCCTGGCGGCCCGGCTCCTACGCCACGGTGCGGGTCGCGGTCGCGGAGCAGCCGGTCGCGCTGCGCCTGCCGCGCAGCGCCCTGCAGAGCATCGGGGGCGAGCAGGTCGTCTTCGTGCGCACCGGGAGCGGCTTCGAGAAGCGCGAGGTCGTGCTCGGCAAGGGCGACGCGGAGGCGGTCGAGGTCGTGTTCGGGCTCGATGCCGGCGAGGCCGTCGCCACCGTGAACTCCTTCATCCTCAAGGCCGAGCTCGGCAAGGCCGAAGCCGAGCACGTGCACTGA
- a CDS encoding cobyric acid synthase has translation MIQGTGSDVGKSLIVAGLSRAFARRGLRVRPFKPQNMSNNAAVTAEGGEIGRAQALQARAACVAPSVHMNPVLLKPQSETGSQVVVQGRRVGTAKAREYQAWKPRLLSAVLDSFDHLRAEADLVLVEGAGSASEVNLRAGDIANMGFARASGTPVVLLGDIDRGGVIASLVGTKAVLDPDDAAMIRGFLVNRFRGDPSLFADGMALIAARTGWAALGLIPHFPEAARLPAEDVLGLKGSVRPSARPGARVIAVPVLPRIANFDDLDPLRAEPGVSVVLVEPGRPLPAEADLVLLPGSKTTIADLIAFRAEGWDIDLAAHVRRGGRVLGLCGGYQMLGRRIEDPHGIEGEVRAVDGLGLLDVVTVMTPDKRLAAVTGASLPDETPFCGYEMHLGETRGPDAARPLLRFADGRPDGAVSADGRVCGTYVHGLFADDRQRALWLERLGTSSAGEAYEAGIDAVLDRLAEHLERHVACDALLALAAG, from the coding sequence ATGATCCAAGGCACCGGCTCGGATGTCGGCAAATCCCTGATCGTGGCCGGCCTTTCGCGAGCCTTCGCGCGGCGGGGCCTGCGAGTGCGACCCTTCAAGCCGCAGAACATGTCGAACAACGCCGCGGTGACGGCGGAGGGGGGCGAGATCGGGCGGGCGCAGGCCCTTCAGGCCCGGGCCGCTTGCGTGGCGCCCTCCGTCCACATGAATCCCGTTCTGCTCAAGCCGCAGAGCGAGACCGGGTCGCAGGTGGTGGTCCAGGGCCGCCGGGTCGGCACCGCGAAGGCGCGGGAATACCAGGCCTGGAAGCCGCGCCTGCTCTCGGCCGTGCTCGACAGCTTCGACCACCTGCGGGCGGAGGCCGACCTCGTCCTCGTCGAGGGGGCGGGCTCGGCCTCCGAGGTCAATCTGCGGGCCGGCGACATCGCCAATATGGGCTTTGCCCGCGCGAGCGGGACGCCCGTGGTGCTCCTCGGCGACATCGACCGCGGCGGCGTGATCGCGAGCCTCGTCGGCACGAAGGCGGTGCTCGATCCGGACGATGCCGCGATGATCCGCGGCTTCCTGGTCAATCGCTTCCGGGGCGATCCGAGCCTGTTCGCCGATGGCATGGCACTGATCGCGGCCCGCACCGGCTGGGCCGCCCTCGGGCTGATCCCGCATTTCCCCGAGGCCGCGCGGCTTCCCGCCGAGGACGTGCTCGGGCTGAAGGGCTCGGTGCGCCCGTCGGCGCGCCCGGGGGCCCGGGTGATCGCGGTGCCGGTGCTCCCCCGCATCGCCAATTTCGACGACCTCGATCCGTTGCGGGCGGAGCCGGGGGTGAGCGTCGTCCTGGTGGAGCCCGGGCGCCCGCTGCCGGCGGAGGCCGACCTCGTCCTCCTGCCGGGCTCCAAGACCACGATCGCGGACCTCATCGCCTTCCGGGCTGAAGGATGGGACATCGACCTCGCGGCGCATGTCCGGCGGGGCGGCCGGGTGCTCGGCCTCTGCGGCGGCTACCAGATGCTCGGCCGGCGGATCGAGGATCCGCACGGGATCGAGGGCGAGGTGCGGGCCGTGGACGGGCTCGGTCTCCTCGACGTCGTGACCGTGATGACGCCGGACAAGCGCCTCGCCGCCGTGACCGGCGCGAGCCTGCCCGACGAAACCCCCTTCTGCGGCTACGAGATGCATCTCGGCGAGACGCGGGGGCCCGACGCCGCGCGCCCGCTCCTGCGCTTCGCGGATGGTCGCCCGGACGGGGCGGTATCGGCGGATGGCCGGGTCTGCGGCACCTACGTCCACGGTCTCTTCGCGGATGACCGCCAGCGCGCCCTCTGGCTCGAGCGGCTCGGCACGTCCTCCGCGGGAGAGGCGTACGAGGCCGGGATCGACGCGGTTCTCGACCGCTTGGCCGAGCATCTCGAACGGCACGTCGCCTGCGATGCGCTCCTCGCCCTCGCGGCGGGGTGA